The following nucleotide sequence is from Bacteroidales bacterium.
GCAATAGCAAATGTAAATATTAACTTTTTCATAAATTTACAATTAAATTTTACTATAAATGTACAACATTTATTTCTTATAAACCAATAGTTTTACAAAAAAATGTCAATATCAAGCTAGTATTCAAAAGGTATAACAGTTTTTGTCAATACAGTTTGATTAGAAAAATAGCAAGTGATAAATAACAAATTATTTTGTAAAAATGACATATCAAAAGAGGTTTGAAAATCATTTACAGATACTTTTTTCACAATTTGTCCCAAAGCATTTGAAACAATAATAGCATCTATTTTGCTTTCAGAAGAAACAGAAACTCTCCCTCCTCTAATTTCGCAAAAGAAAGTTTGCTGCTCTTTTTCATCCACACCCACACCAGAATAAAAACAACTTGAATAATCCGGATTTTTATATTGAAACTGCATATCTATGTAAAAGCACACCAATTCTCTTGTCAATCCAACCAATTCTGAACCCGGATGCAGCAATCCATAATGACTCCCAATACCCTCTATCCAATAATCATGATTTAACGAAATTGCTTTATGATATTTCCCATCATAAAAGACCGAATCTATACTTTCTACGATGAAATCCATTGTCATTTCCCCACCTTCTATAGGATTATAAACAAAAACCGTATCCCCCACATCAACAGAAAAATCATAGATTAGCCCAAGCGTGTCTCCATCATGGAGATAAACTTTTTTATTTATTGTATCTTCATAGAAATAAGCTCCTGTAAAATCCCATGTAGTCAACGATGTGTCTGTAGAAGACATTAATTTCATACAACTTAATGTGTCAATCATAACAGTATCCGAGAATTTATAAAAAACAGTGTAATCATAAGTATTCGGAGGAAATGGATATATAGTAAAATAATTGTAATGACTATTTGGCTTTACCATTTTGCTATAATTCTGAGAAAAACACAAAATTGGTAAAAACAAGACTAATAAAAATATTTTTGTCTTCATAATATAAGGATTTAAAGTTTTATTTGCTTTTGAGTAAGCAACACCCTGCTTTCATCCTGAATTGCCAAATAATAAATACCACTAGGCATATTGCTTAAATCTATTTTTAATTGATTACTTTCTATCTTCGATATATTTACAACTTTTTGACCAATGGAATTATAAATACAAATAAGTATTTTTGACTTATCAATATTGGCATCAAAATCTATTTCTATTACATCTGTAAATGGGTTTGGATAGACATTAAAAATTGTTTTATTAATTTCGTCTATATCAGTTTTTATATAACAAGACTCATGGTTAGGATTCATATAAACCAAGCTACCATTGTCATGCACACATAGTAACCATGACCAACCTCCAACTGCCGTTGCCATTGCACTCCCAAGAATTCCTTTATTGCTACCAATACCTTCAATCCACGTTTCTCTCCACGAATAGTCGTCTTGCGATATCCAATATTTTTCTCTTAAAGAACTTGCGACTGTTCCCGTTGTTATAGAATCAACCTTGTAATAAAAAGCCGTATCTTTTCCAAGTTTAAGACTGTCGCCTGCGAGTATGGAAAAATCATAGATAAGAGCTTCATTTGCATCAACAATTGTCTTGTACCAAACTTTTTTCGCGACATCTTCTCTTATAAATCCATGTAGGTTCCAATTAACAGGATTTTTTTCATTTGAGGAATACATTTTTTTATATTCAACACTATTAATAATTGTATCTCCTTTTGCTAAATAGCTCACTGTGTAACAAGATGTGTCAAATGGCAATTCGCTTGGCACAACTATTAGTACATTCCATGAGCGACCTTCTTCAATTAATGGATAATATTGTTGACTATATGCTGTAAAAGCTAAGAGGCATAAAAAAAGTATAATTATTTGTTTTTTCATGATATAAAGGTTTAAAATTTTATTTAATTTTTTATGGTTAATTTAGCAGTAAATATACAACATAAATTTCCAAAAGTCAATAACTTTGTGAAAAAAGTTTTGTTTATTTTGTAACATGTTGATTATTAACACATTAGCTTATAAAGTTTGAAAGTTTTAAAGTTGAAAGTAGTTTTTAGTGTTGAGTTTTTAGTGTTGAATTGGGCTGTCACTTTGCAAGCAGTCGTCCACGCAACTACCTGATTACCAATTAGTTATAAAACTCACGCCCGCCACCCATAACTCACTGATTACCAATAAGTTACAACAAGTAATCATTCATAAAAAACACATGAATTTTATTTTTAGTAAAAAATTTTTTATCTTTGAAAAAATTAACGTTAACTAAAATTTAAAGATTATGAAAAAAACTTACTTTTTTATCGTAACAATGTTGGTAGCAAGCACAATGTTTGCACAAACCATCTGTGATCTTGAACCTATATTTATGACAAGCAATACTGACCCAACTCCTATCTCAACCATAACCTTAGGTCCTAATGATAACCTATCCGTGTATCCAGGTGTTAGAAATCATGGTCCTAATGACGCAAACACAACTGCAACAGTTGTATTTACTGTTAATGGTGATACTATGCAGACCGAACTAGTTGACTTAAATGGCTTCTTGCCTGCTAACCAATTTGCAGCTCTAACACCAGAAGGTCTTACTGTTACTGCTGACGACTTGAATTCAGTAGGTTTAACTGGCACTTTTGTTGGCTGTATGAATATTACATATGCAGGAAATGATCCTAATGCGGCAAATAATACTACTTGTATTACTATTACAAGACTAACAAATATTGAAGAAAACATTGCATCTAAGATTTCAGTTTATCCAAATCCAGCTAATAATTTCATAACTGTTGATAATGCAGAAAATGCTAATATAACTATTATAAATATGATTGGCGAAATTGTTGCAAATGTTAACAATGCTTCTTTAAATCAAACCATTGATATTAGCAAGTTAGCTAGCGGAACTTATTTTGTAAAAATTGACAATAAAGTTTTCAAATTTAATGTTGTGAAATAAAAGTCAAGTTTCACTAGGTTGTTGATGAGTTTTAATTATGTTTAAAAAAATTTTTTAGCAATAAAAATTTTTTCATAAAGATTATTTATCTTTGCTCCATGGGCAAAAAAAGCAAAAAACATTTAAAACTCGGTGGTTCGTATGCCACAATGGTCATTAGCATTTCCTTAGTATTGCTAATATTTGGCTTGTCAAGTTTGATTTTGCTGCATTCAAAGCAACTTACAAACTATATAAAAGAAAATATTGTTGTTACAGTAATGTTTAAAGACAGTATTTCTAATGCTGATATGCTGATGCTGCAGAAAAAGATGCAGCTAAATCCACATGTAAAAAACGCTGTAATGGTTAGTCCAGAAGATGCTGCAAAGCGACTTACAAGCGAAACAGGAGAAGAGTTTGTTGAATTCCTTGGCATTATCCCAATTCCTGCATCTTTAGATATAACCTTAAATTCAGAATTTGCAAACAACGAAAATATTGACAATTTTGTTTCTGAAATAAAGACTGAATCAAGCGTTGGCAATGTATATTATCAAAAAGATTTAGTACAAGATATTAATGCTAATTCGGAAAAAATGTCATTAATATTATTAGCTTTTGCCTTACTAATTTTATTCATATCATACAGCTTAATTAGCAACACCATACGTCTTGCAATTTATTCAAAGCGATTTATCATACGCAGCATGCTTTTGGTAGGTGC
It contains:
- a CDS encoding T9SS type A sorting domain-containing protein, which gives rise to MKKTYFFIVTMLVASTMFAQTICDLEPIFMTSNTDPTPISTITLGPNDNLSVYPGVRNHGPNDANTTATVVFTVNGDTMQTELVDLNGFLPANQFAALTPEGLTVTADDLNSVGLTGTFVGCMNITYAGNDPNAANNTTCITITRLTNIEENIASKISVYPNPANNFITVDNAENANITIINMIGEIVANVNNASLNQTIDISKLASGTYFVKIDNKVFKFNVVK
- a CDS encoding cell division protein FtsX, encoding MGKKSKKHLKLGGSYATMVISISLVLLIFGLSSLILLHSKQLTNYIKENIVVTVMFKDSISNADMLMLQKKMQLNPHVKNAVMVSPEDAAKRLTSETGEEFVEFLGIIPIPASLDITLNSEFANNENIDNFVSEIKTESSVGNVYYQKDLVQDINANSEKMSLILLAFALLILFISYSLISNTIRLAIYSKRFIIRSMLLVGATRGFIRRPFLLQSIWIGLISSLLALLLLEISMQTIYTQIPDLKFLQNNTQIYILFGGIIICGVLISLISSWSALNRYIKMKTDYLYV
- a CDS encoding T9SS type A sorting domain-containing protein codes for the protein MKKQIIILFLCLLAFTAYSQQYYPLIEEGRSWNVLIVVPSELPFDTSCYTVSYLAKGDTIINSVEYKKMYSSNEKNPVNWNLHGFIREDVAKKVWYKTIVDANEALIYDFSILAGDSLKLGKDTAFYYKVDSITTGTVASSLREKYWISQDDYSWRETWIEGIGSNKGILGSAMATAVGGWSWLLCVHDNGSLVYMNPNHESCYIKTDIDEINKTIFNVYPNPFTDVIEIDFDANIDKSKILICIYNSIGQKVVNISKIESNQLKIDLSNMPSGIYYLAIQDESRVLLTQKQIKL